The proteins below come from a single Kitasatospora sp. NBC_00315 genomic window:
- a CDS encoding carboxymuconolactone decarboxylase family protein has translation MDARLNYYADPTVGRTLTYVRTVGKALKESSLPAATQELVALRVSQINGCAVCVDIHTKEATAAGEEALRLNLVAAWREATVFTEAERAALRLAEEATRIADAAGGVSDEAWVLAVEHYDEAQLSALVILVSLMNMVNRLNVITRQPAGGYQPGQFD, from the coding sequence ACGGTCGGCAGGACGCTCACGTACGTCAGGACGGTGGGCAAGGCGCTCAAGGAATCGTCGCTGCCGGCCGCGACGCAGGAGCTGGTGGCCCTTCGCGTCAGCCAGATCAACGGCTGCGCCGTCTGCGTCGACATCCACACCAAGGAGGCCACCGCCGCCGGTGAGGAGGCGCTGCGGCTGAACCTGGTGGCGGCGTGGCGGGAGGCCACCGTCTTCACCGAGGCCGAGCGGGCCGCACTGCGGCTGGCGGAGGAGGCCACCCGGATCGCGGACGCGGCCGGAGGGGTGAGTGACGAGGCGTGGGTGCTCGCCGTCGAGCACTACGACGAGGCGCAGCTCAGCGCACTGGTGATCCTGGTGTCGCTCATGAACATGGTGAACCGGCTGAACGTCATCACCCGGCAGCCGGCGGGCGGTTACCAGCCCGGCCAGTTCGACTGA
- a CDS encoding SDR family NAD(P)-dependent oxidoreductase translates to MLLDVADPRSGEEAMARVGELAGGGAWAVVNNAGIPQAGSVEDVSDEQARRLLETNLLGAARICRLALPAMRRRGRAGPRPGRSGARRPRPAAVRRGQR, encoded by the coding sequence GTGTTGCTGGACGTCGCCGATCCGCGCTCCGGCGAGGAGGCGATGGCCCGGGTCGGGGAGCTGGCCGGCGGCGGCGCGTGGGCGGTGGTTAACAACGCCGGTATCCCGCAGGCGGGTTCCGTCGAGGACGTGAGCGACGAGCAGGCCCGCCGTCTCCTGGAGACCAACCTGCTGGGCGCGGCGCGGATCTGCAGGCTCGCCCTGCCGGCGATGCGCCGGCGCGGCCGGGCGGGTCCTCGCCCAGGCCGGTCCGGCGCCCGGCGACCTCGACCTGCCGCTGTTCGCCGCGGTCAGCGCTGA
- the rox gene encoding rifampin monooxygenase: protein MIDVIVAGGGPTGLMLAGELRLHGVDVLVLEKEEQPTNQSRAQGLHVRSIEVMDQRGLLERFLALGKQFRVGGFFAGLATSWPDRLDTAHSYVLGVPQEITERLLTEHATALGAEIRRGCEVVGLDQDEHGVSVELADGTQLRSRYLVGCDGGRSAVRKLLGVGFPGEPTRAETLLGAMELGVEPQTLAAVVAEVRKTQLRFGAMPMGEGLYRVIVPAAGVAEDRASAPTLEDFKQQLTAFAGTDLGVHSPRWLSRFGDATRLAERYRVGRVLLAGDSAHIHPPTGGQGLNLGVQDAFNLGWKLAAEVNGWAPAGLLDTYHAERHPVAASVLDNTRAQTELMSAEPGARAVRRLMAELVEFEEVNRYLIEKITAIAVRYDLGEGHELLGRRMRDVELKRGRLYEQMRGGRGLLLDRSGRLSVEGWSDRVDHVVDVSEELDVPAVLLRPDGHVAWVGEDQQDLLGPLAEWFGAPVG from the coding sequence ATGATCGACGTGATCGTTGCCGGCGGCGGACCGACCGGCTTGATGCTGGCCGGCGAGTTGCGGTTGCACGGGGTGGACGTGCTCGTGCTGGAGAAGGAGGAGCAGCCGACCAATCAGTCCCGTGCGCAGGGGCTGCACGTGCGCAGCATCGAGGTGATGGACCAGCGCGGTCTGCTGGAGCGGTTCCTCGCACTCGGCAAGCAGTTCAGGGTCGGCGGGTTCTTCGCCGGCCTCGCGACCTCCTGGCCCGACCGGCTGGACACCGCGCACTCGTACGTCCTCGGCGTCCCGCAGGAGATCACCGAGCGGCTGCTGACCGAGCACGCCACCGCGCTCGGCGCCGAGATCCGGCGCGGCTGCGAAGTGGTCGGGCTGGATCAGGACGAGCACGGGGTGAGCGTCGAGCTGGCCGACGGCACGCAGCTGCGCTCGCGCTACCTGGTCGGCTGCGACGGCGGCCGCAGCGCGGTGCGCAAGCTGCTCGGTGTCGGGTTCCCCGGTGAGCCCACCAGGGCCGAGACACTGCTGGGCGCGATGGAGTTGGGTGTCGAGCCGCAGACGCTGGCCGCCGTGGTGGCCGAGGTCCGCAAGACCCAGCTGCGCTTCGGCGCCATGCCCATGGGGGAGGGTCTGTACCGCGTCATCGTGCCGGCGGCCGGGGTGGCCGAGGACCGGGCGTCCGCGCCGACCCTCGAGGACTTCAAGCAGCAGCTGACGGCGTTCGCCGGCACCGACCTCGGTGTGCACTCACCGCGCTGGCTCTCGCGCTTCGGCGACGCCACCCGCCTGGCCGAGCGCTACCGGGTCGGCCGGGTGCTGCTGGCCGGCGACTCGGCGCACATCCACCCGCCGACCGGCGGGCAGGGGCTCAACCTCGGCGTCCAGGACGCCTTCAACCTCGGCTGGAAGCTGGCCGCCGAGGTCAACGGCTGGGCACCGGCGGGGCTGCTGGACACCTACCACGCCGAGCGGCACCCGGTCGCCGCCAGCGTGCTGGACAACACCCGCGCGCAGACCGAACTGATGTCCGCCGAGCCGGGCGCCCGGGCCGTGCGCCGGCTGATGGCGGAACTGGTGGAATTCGAGGAGGTGAACAGGTACCTGATCGAGAAGATCACCGCGATCGCCGTCCGGTACGACCTCGGCGAGGGGCACGAGCTGCTCGGCCGACGGATGCGGGACGTGGAGCTGAAGCGCGGCCGCCTCTACGAGCAGATGCGCGGCGGCCGTGGACTGCTGCTCGACCGGAGCGGCCGGCTGTCGGTGGAGGGCTGGTCGGATCGGGTCGACCACGTCGTCGACGTCAGCGAGGAGCTGGACGTGCCCGCGGTGCTGCTGCGGCCGGACGGCCACGTGGCGTGGGTCGGCGAGGACCAGCAGGACCTGCTCGGCCCGCTGGCCGAGTGGTTCGGAGCCCCGGTCGGCTGA
- a CDS encoding 3-oxoacyl-[acyl-carrier-protein] synthase III C-terminal domain-containing protein, producing MQARPAGDAPARPGGSSPRPVRRPATSTCRCSPRSALTSGNPRTPTFLGLDEQAKQWLNEQRTDTDRLDLACVQQASIPFVDTICRRVGIRPDQVIPTFAHSGDVAAATIPLQLVGAVEQGMLRPGGSVALFGLAGGAGAAVMLLRW from the coding sequence CTGCAGGCTCGCCCTGCCGGCGATGCGCCGGCGCGGCCGGGCGGGTCCTCGCCCAGGCCGGTCCGGCGCCCGGCGACCTCGACCTGCCGCTGTTCGCCGCGGTCAGCGCTGACGTCCGGGAACCCGCGAACGCCCACGTTCCTCGGACTCGACGAGCAGGCGAAGCAGTGGCTGAACGAGCAGCGGACCGACACCGACCGGCTCGACCTCGCCTGCGTCCAGCAAGCCTCGATCCCCTTCGTCGACACCATCTGCCGCCGGGTCGGGATCCGCCCCGACCAGGTGATCCCCACCTTCGCCCACAGCGGCGACGTGGCCGCGGCCACCATCCCCCTGCAACTCGTAGGCGCCGTCGAACAGGGGATGCTGCGTCCCGGAGGCAGCGTGGCACTGTTCGGGCTGGCCGGCGGCGCCGGCGCCGCCGTGATGCTGCTGCGCTGGTAG
- a CDS encoding SOS response-associated peptidase has protein sequence MCGRFVSTSSVQELTEFFGATHWPTTEALAPNWNTAPTDGIWAALQRVDRETGELTRQLRAVRWGLVPSWAKDPGIGARMINARAETVHEKPAFRKAFATRRCLIPADGYYEWRPVPAAEGRKAHKQPYYLSPASGSPMAMAGLYEFWRNGGVPEDDPAAWLTTATIITTDATDTAGLVHDRMPLTIAGSDFDAWLDPEHTDTDELRHLLHTPAGELTVRAVSTAVNNVRNDGSQLLDPAPDPLGVTGPAARSGPAPTGPGA, from the coding sequence ATGTGCGGCAGATTCGTCTCCACGTCCTCCGTCCAGGAACTCACCGAGTTCTTCGGCGCCACCCACTGGCCCACCACGGAGGCTCTCGCGCCGAACTGGAACACCGCCCCCACCGACGGGATCTGGGCGGCGCTGCAGCGCGTGGACCGGGAAACGGGCGAGCTGACCAGGCAGTTGCGGGCGGTGCGCTGGGGCCTGGTGCCGTCCTGGGCGAAGGACCCGGGCATCGGCGCACGGATGATCAACGCCCGGGCGGAGACCGTCCACGAGAAGCCCGCCTTCCGCAAGGCGTTCGCGACCCGCCGCTGCCTGATCCCCGCCGACGGCTACTACGAGTGGCGGCCCGTCCCGGCGGCCGAGGGTAGGAAGGCCCACAAGCAGCCCTACTACCTGAGCCCGGCGTCCGGGTCACCGATGGCGATGGCCGGACTGTACGAGTTCTGGCGCAACGGCGGCGTGCCCGAGGACGACCCCGCGGCCTGGCTCACCACGGCGACGATCATCACCACCGACGCCACCGACACCGCCGGGCTGGTCCACGACCGCATGCCGCTCACCATCGCCGGCAGCGACTTCGACGCCTGGCTCGACCCCGAGCACACCGACACCGACGAACTGCGGCACCTCCTGCACACCCCGGCCGGCGAACTCACCGTCCGGGCGGTCTCCACCGCGGTCAACAACGTCCGCAACGACGGCTCCCAGCTGCTCGACCCGGCGCCGGACCCGCTCGGCGTCACCGGCCCGGCCGCGCGGTCCGGACCGGCACCCACCGGCCCCGGGGCCTGA